Proteins co-encoded in one Fusarium musae strain F31 chromosome 3, whole genome shotgun sequence genomic window:
- a CDS encoding hypothetical protein (EggNog:ENOG41), producing MISVSTAVPQLLAYPFGKFLEKTLPDIGVTVFGVRHGLNPGPFNKKEHMLITIMSSISMGTPYTNYIVWIQYLPFYFNQPYAISIGYQLLLGLSSKFIGYGLAGICRRFLIYPSYCLWPTTLVSIALNTALHDEVDMPVPGPFKKTWNTSRFKFFSIAFGAMFAYFWLPNYLFAGLTWFSWMTWISPNNRDLATITGGHTGLGFNPFPTFDWNIVTLGCDPLMVQFFTTFNLFCGTMLSFFVILGVYYGNGYYTSYLPVNSNRAFDHFGGLYNISAILDERGIFDPEKYEAYSPAFLTAAHLGSYMMFFAMYTAALTYGALYHRHQIVLGFKSLVNSFRCSKKGDTEDGQVSDAHDRLMRTYREVPEWWYLVCLALAFIVGIVAISQWPTHTTPAVVPFGIILSLIFVVPVGIISATTGIAVPLNVIAEFLGGSFAEGSAIALCFFKTFGYTSCAQAIHFSADLKLAHYMKIPPRFTFWAQIVPTLVSTFVSIGVLQYQIHLEGVCTPDAPYRFTCPGLNNFFTAAVLWGTIGPKKLFGPGGQYVETLVGFPFGVALVLLFWWLGKQYPNNKIIRSTHPVVFLGGGMIWAPYNISYIWPAVPIGWYSWMYIKKRYLALWAKASSQFSYIQ from the coding sequence ATGATCAGTGTCAGCACTGCTGTTCCTCAACTCTTGGCCTATCCGTTCGGGAAGTTTCTCGAGAAGACTCTTCCTGATATTGGTGTGACTGTATTTGGTGTTCGGCACGGCCTGAATCCTGggccttttaataagaaagagCATATGTTGATCACTATTATGTCGAGTATATCGATGGGTACGCCGTATACCAATTACATTGTTTGGATACAGTATCTTCCATTTTACTTCAACCAGCCTTACGCGATAAGCATCGGGTATCAACTCCTGCTGGGACTTTCGTCCAAGTTCATTGGTTACGGCCTCGCTGGTATCTGCAGGCGTTTCCTTATATACCCATCATATTGTTTATGGCCAACAACACTGGTCTCTATCGCTTTGAATACGGCATTGCATGATGAAGTCGATATGCCCGTTCCTGGCCCCTTCAAGAAGACTTGGAATACATCCCGCTTCAAGTTCTTCAGTATTGCATTTGGAGCAATGTTTGCCTACTTTTGGCTTCCCAACTATCTATTTGCCGGCCTGACCTGGTTCAGTTGGATGACCTGGATATCTCCGAATAACCGCGATCTGGCAACTATAACGGGAGGACACACAGGCCTGGGTTTCAATCCTTTCCCGACCTTTGACTGGAATATCGTCACACTGGGCTGTGACCCTCTCATGGTGCAATTCTTTACCACCTTCAACCTGTTTTGCGGTACAATGTTGTCGTTTTTTGTCATTCTGGGGGTTTATTACGGAAACGGCTACTACACATCTTACCTCCCTGTTAACTCGAATCGCGCCTTCGATCATTTTGGTGGACTATACAATATCTCTGCTATTCTAGATGAGCGTGGGATATTTGATCCTGAGAAGTACGAGGCATACTCACCTGCATTCCTCACGGCGGCTCATCTAGGATCATACATGATGTTCTTCGCCATGTATACAGCTGCTCTCACTTATGGTGCGCTTTATCACCGCCACCAAATCGTGTTAGGTTTCAAGAGCCTCGTCAACAGCTTTCGATGTTCTAAAAAGGGAGACACAGAAGATGGACAGGTGTCAGATGCGCACGATCGCCTTATGAGGACATATCGCGAAGTCCCGGAATGGTGGTACTTGGTATGCCTCGCTTTGGCTTTCATTGTTGGAATTGTTGCCATATCTCAATGGCCTACACATACTACCCCAGCAGTTGTACCCTTTGGCATCATACTGAGTCTCATCTTTGTTGTACCAGTTGGAATCATATCAGCTACTACCGGCATTGCTGTCCCACTTAACGTGATAGCTGAGTTCCTGGGGGGCTCCTTTGCCGAAGGAAGCGCCATTGCGTTGTGTTTCTTCAAGACGTTTGGATACACATCATGCGCCCAAGCCATACACTTCAGCGCAGACTTGAAGCTGGCACACTACATGAAGATACCTCCGCGCTTCACGTTCTGGGCACAAATAGTACCAACGCTTGTTTCCACCTTCGTCTCTATTGGGGTTCTACAGTACCAGATTCACTTGGAGGGTGTGTGTACGCCAGATGCGCCTTATCGCTTCACGTGTCCTGGTCTGAACAATTTCTTCACTGCTGCTGTGCTCTGGGGAACTATCGGGCCTAAGAAGCTCTTTGGACCCGGGGGCCAGTATGTCGAGACCCTGGTAGGCTTTCCCTTTGGTGTTGCTTTAGTGTTGCTGTTTTGGTGGCTCGGGAAACAGTACCCAAATAACAAAATTATTCGAAGCACTCACCCTGTTGTTTTCCTTGGAGGTGGTATGATTTGGGCGCCGTATAATATCAGCTACATCTGGCCAGCTGTGCCGATCGGCTGGTACTCTTGGATGTATATCAAGAAGCGATATCTCGCTTTGTGGGCAAAGGCAAGTTCACAGTTCAGCTACATTCAGTGA
- a CDS encoding hypothetical protein (EggNog:ENOG41) has translation MLSVAVNDRFTSIKLGTALSTRLHAICVAVLKDIGLLAVAMTGVAARKQVGRGGGDVVVEHLVEIVLENVVGIEVVHGVVEDEDFDELEEDSELIVEVEHGDDVDDSWDVVDESDVVVLSQGVVVLETVDEEVSHGVEEEASDVVEPEDSEVEVAEVLVSLDVQVEDVSEDTIEVVKGVEVDVFEVTEDSEVVVSLVGAVELSDDVEVSEVEQGEVVPEDSAVSYVDELSVVEETSLVAEEAWDVSEVVLEEVVVSCVTVVLIEDELL, from the exons ATGCTCTCTGTAGCCGTAAACGACAGATTTACATCCATCAAACTTGGCACAGCTCTCTCCACACGCCTCCACGCTATCTGTGTCGCCGTACTCAAGGACATTGGCCTTCTTGCCGTTGCGATGACCGGTGTGGCCGCA CGGAAGCAAGTTGGTCGTGGGGGAGGAGATGTGGTTGTCGAGCACTTGGTTGAGATTGTGCTTGAGAATGTTGTAGGGATTGAGGTGGTGCACGGAGTagtggaagatgaagattttgatgaacttgaagaagactCGGAGCTAATCGTGGAAGTTGAGCATGGTGACGATGTAGATGACTCATGGGATGTGGTAGATGAATCAGACGTTGTGGTACTTTCGCAAGGTGTTGTAGTACTAGAGACGGTAGATGAAGAAGTCTCGCATGgagtggaggaggaagcttCAGATGTTGTTGAACCTGAAGACTCAGAGGTTGAAGTAGCAGAAGTGCTAGTCTCACTTGATGTCCAAGTAGAAGACGTCTCGGAAGACACTATTGAGGTCGTGAAGGGTGTAGAAGTTGATGTCTTTGAGGTAACCGAAGATTCGGAAGTGGTGGTCTCACTAGTAGGGGCTGTAGAGCTTTCAGACGACGTTGAGGTATCAGAAGTTGAGCAAGGTGAAGTAGTCCCCGAAGATTCTGCTGTCTCATATGTAGATGAGCTCTCTGTAGTGGAAGAAACCTCACTTGTAGCTGAGGAGGCTTGGGATGTCTCGGAGGTAgtgcttgaagaagttgtggTGTCGTGTGTGACAGTGGTGCTCATTGAAGATGAGCTGCTGTGA
- a CDS encoding hypothetical protein (BUSCO:EOG09263483) gives MAAPKQVFIGIIGAGGVGKAFIDQLQSLAARKPAPKLNLAYIATSRKALFNDDYSPLNIGNVVDALGSSTKAPLALPQVVEYLAKAPAKSVLVDNTSSQDVAELYPLALSRGISIVTPNKKAFSGSYKLWQDIFSAAESSGARVYHESSVGAGLPVISTLKDLVETGDKVTKIEGVFSGTMSFLFNSFAPTEGQGGKWSEEVKKAKSLGYTEPDPRDDLNGLDVARKLTILARLAGIPVESPTSFPVQSLIPKELESVSSGDEFLEKLPAFDSQMEETKAAAEKAGKVVRFVGSIDAASKQVKVGLEQFDRSHPIAALKGSDNIISFYTERYGSNPLIVQGAGAGGDVTAMGVTADLIKVLSQIA, from the exons atggCCGCTCCCAAACAAGTTTTCATTGGAATTATCG GCGCCGGAGGTGTCGGCAAGGCCTTTATCGACCAGCTCCAATCCCTCGCTGCTCGGAAGCCAGCACCGAAGCTGAACCTCGCATACATTGCCACGAGCCGCAAAGCCCTCTTCAACGACGACTACTCTCCCCTTAACATCGGCAACGTCGTCGACGCACTTGGCTCCTCTACCAAGGCCCCTCTCGCCCTCCCTCAGGTCGTCGAGTACCTGGCCAAGGCCCCCGCCAAGAGCGTTCTTGTCGACAACACCAGCTCTCAGGATGTTGCGGAACTTTACCCTCTTGCCTTGAGCCGAGGCATCAGCATCGTTACACCCAACAAGAAGGCCTTCTCAGGCTCATACAAGTTGTGGCAGGACATCTTCTCAGCTGCCGAGTCCTCTGGAGCCCGTGTCTACCATGAGTCTTCCGTCGGTGCTGGTCTCCCCGTTATTTCCACTCTGAAGGACCTGGTTGAGACTGGTGACAAGGTTACCAAGATCGAGGGTGTCTTCAGCGGCACCATGTCCTTCCTATTCAACTCTTTTGCTCCTACCGAGGGCCAGGGTGGCAAGTGGTctgaggaggtcaagaaggccaagtcaTTGGGATACACTGAACCTGACCCCCGAGACGATCTCAACGGCCTCGACGTCGCTCGCAAGCTGACCATCCTTGCTCGTCTGGCTGGCATCCCCGTTGAGTCCCCCACTTCTTTCCCCGTGCAAAGCCTCATTCCCAAGGAGCTGGAGTCTGTTTCCAGCGGCGATGAgttccttgagaagctccctGCCTTTGACTCTCAGATGGAGGagaccaaggctgctgctgagaaggctggcaAGGTTGTCCGATTTGTTGGTAGCATTGATGCTGCTTCCAAGCAGGTCAAGGTTGGTCTGGAGCAATTCGACCGCTCGCACCCTATTGCTGCTCTTAAGGGTAGTGATAACATCATCAGCTTCTACACCGAGAGATATGGAAGCAACCCTCTGATTGTCCAGGGTGCCGGTGCTGGAGGTGATGTGACCGCCATGGGAGTGACAGCTGATttgatcaaggtcctgtcGCAGATTGCATAA
- a CDS encoding hypothetical protein (EggNog:ENOG41~CAZy:GH16), which yields MALACAGMVSAQTFTDCNPLKKTCPADPAFGDNEVDCDLAKGACDAFHGMIGTELKYSDRGALFRINKESDAPTIRSDNYLFFGRVDVVVQAAKGQGIVTSAVLQSDDLDEVDWEWVGGDDAQVQSNYFSKGDTSTYDRAQYHPVAAPLTTTHKYSIEWTSTKIDWLIDDAVVRTLNAADAQGANGFPQTPMQVKLGTWVAGGKNSNEGTREWAGGYTDFDDAPFDAYYRSVTIIDYAGKDAPGQNKGAKQYVYTDKTGDWTSIKVEKTSSDNDDDKTSTSTTVSKVSKTTKTAEPTKTKTAEATTSAVETTSAHESKTKSAEKESKTESAKETKTSEVATTFATATSTKAEATATATEGSGSGSESEAGAGAATATGSSASPSEPATTPVPVNSGSRKAGSVVAAFAGLMVAQILI from the exons ATGGCTCTTGCCTGTGCTGGTATGGTTTCTGCTCAGACCTTCACTGACTGCAACCCATTGAAAAAGA CATGCCCCGCTGATCCTGCCTTTGGCGATAACGAAGTTGACTGCGACCTGGCCAAGGGTGCATGTGATGCCTTCCACGGCATGATTGGAACCGAACTCAAGTACAGCGACCGTGGTGCTCTATTCCGCATCAACAAGGAGTCCGATGCTCCTACAATCCGATCCGACAACTACCTCTTCTTTGGTCGTGTCGATGTTGTCGTCCAGGCTGCCAAGGGTCAGGGCATTGTTACCTCCGCCGTTCTCCAGTCTGACGACCTCGACGAGGTTGACTGGGAGTGGGTTGGCGGCGATGATGCTCAGGTCCAGTCCAACTACTTCAGCAAGGGCGATACTTCTACATACGACCGTGCCCAGTACCACCCCGTTGCTGCTCCTCTTACCACTACTCACAAGTACTCTATCGAGTGGACCTCTACCAAGATTGACTGGCTCATTGACGATGCTGTTGTCCGAACTCTTAACGCTGCCGATGCCCAGGGCGCCAATGGTTTCCCCCAGACTCCTATGCAGGTCAAGCTTGGTACTTGGGTTGCTGGTGGAAAGAACAGCAATGAGGGTACCCGAGAGTGGGCTGGTGGCTACACTGACTTCGACGATGCTCCTTTTGATGCCTACTACCGCAGCGTGACCATCATTGACTACGCTGGAAAGGACGCTCCTGGCCAGAACAAGGGCGCTAAGCAGTACGTCTACACTGACAAGACCGGTGACTGGACCAGtatcaaggttgagaagaccTCTTccgacaacgacgacgacaagaccagcaccagcaccaccgtCTCCAAGGTTtccaagaccaccaagactGCCGAGcctaccaagaccaagactgcTGAGGCCACCACCTCCGCAGTTGAGACCACCAGCGCTCACGAGTCTAAGACCAAGTCCGCTGAGAAGGAGTCCAAGACTGAGTCTGccaaggagaccaagacctCTGAGGTCGCTACCACCTTTGCCACAgccaccagcaccaaggcCGAGGCTACTGCCACAGCCACTGAGGGTTCTGGTTCCGGATCTGAGTCTGAGGCTGGTGCCGGAGCTGCCACAGCCACTGGCTCTAGTGCTTCTCCCTCTGAGCCCGCCACCACACCTGTTCCCGTCAACTCTGGCTCTCGCAAGGCCGGCAGCGTCGTTGCCGCCTTCGCCGGCCTCATGGTTGCCCAGATCCTTATCTAG
- a CDS encoding hypothetical protein (EggNog:ENOG41), with product MMNAADVELPEEFTAFDGGANTAFSSPAVPSVFDFGGSSSSSIGNLATISPQDLFAHDNFMSAPNSSALTALTSPSIYNESPEFDGYDVSPNFGSADFDGAADPWFPLFPQDSNVAPAQPNSVENSPELKSDEVDSDSQSPAPSRRKSGTSPSTRHSSVAGVNARKRDKPLPPIVIDDPSDIVAMKRARNTLAARKSRERKAAKLEELEDKIAKLEAERDHWKRIALAQTGMQ from the exons ATGATGAACGCTGCAG ACGTCGAACTCCCCGAGGAGTTTACCGCCTTCGATGGCGGGGCCAACACGGCTTTCTCTTCACCTGCTGTCCCCTCTGTCTTTGACTTTGGCGGCAGCTCTTCCAGCTCTATTGGCAATCTGGCGACTATCTCGCCCCAAGATCTTTTTGCTCATGACAACTTCATGTCTGCACCTAACTCGTCCGCACTGACGGCCTTGACTTCACCATCTATCTACAACGAGTCCCCTGAGTTCGATGGATACGATGTGTCGCCAAACTTTGGCAGTGCCGATTTCGATGGTGCTGCAGACCCTTGGTTTCCCTTGTTCCCCCAGGACAGCAACGTTGCTCCTGCTCAACCCAACAGTGTTGAGAACTCACCAGAGCTTAAGTCTGATGAAGTCGATTCAGACAGCCAGTCTCCTGCTCCCAGTCGCCGTAAGTCGGGTACATCTCCTTCCACCCGCCACTCGTCTGTGGCCGGTGTAAATGCCCGCAAGCGTGATAAGCCCCTGCCCCCTATCGTCATCGATGACCCTAGCGATATCGTCGCCATGAAGCGTGCTCGCAACACTCTTGCAGCACGAAAGTCTCGAGAGCGAAAGGCTGCTAAGTTGGAAGAACTTGAGGATAAGATTGCTAAGCTGGAAGCTGAGCGCGATCACTGGAAGAGGATCGCTCTTGCGCAAACCGGCATGCAATAA